TGTAACTTATAAGTTTCTTTGTGTTCATCATCGTGAGCTTGAAGTAACTCTCTTTTCAATAAAACTTCATGAATTgcttgttaaaaaaaacaattagctTTTACATTTATAATcaacaaaagaaggaaataagTTTGGAAAGATGTACGGATTATTGCTACCAATCGTTTGGCCTTCTGTCCACTAGTATGTAGTTGCCTCCCAAAAGAGAACCTACAGGAGTAAGCACCTAAGTTTGTCTGGAGTCAACACTAGACCATTGGGATAATTTCAAGAgaaattttgttctttaaaataatcctcTCTTTAGGAGTAAATTATTGTGCTTATATAGActattaaacaataatttaaactGACATAGGAAACCATATTCTAATTGACTTAGAAAACCTAATTCCAAATGATTTTGGGAAAttccaattattgaattacataTATAACCTTGactttaataaaataagatattaatAACCTAATTAACTACTTGGGCCTAAAGTAAAATACTGTTGACCAATAAAAACACAATTCAAATgagactaaattaaaataaatctttccTTGTGCTTCCTGCATCAGCATGTTAAACTTGTCAATGTTTTGCtatattctatttttatattatctgtTCAGGAGCACTAACCTGTACTTCTGTTTGATAATAATCCCACATGATGTGTTTTGCAGGTTCATATGGTGAGGTTTATCGTGCAGATTGGAATGGCACTGTGAGTTGTACTTTGAACACACTGATTATCCATCTATTTTGTTTGTCTGCGGTTACCTTTAGGACatataaaaatgcataaaatctattctctctaaacaagtttTGATGACCACAAAGTGGTAAAATTAGCAACAATCGTATGAGTGCTTTTGAACTTTTTATGACTAACATTAGTAGTTTCTTTTTTTCGCCAATCAGAGGATCGTCAGATTCAATGTTTCATACGTTAATTCAATAGTGGTAATCAATGCAGCAATTCTATCAAAATCTTCTGATTGCTTCAACAGCTTTGTGAAAGAAATAATTTCaatagcttttttctttttgaaattaaaactcattctgtcaaccaaaaaaaaaaaaaactcctattCTGTCAATTGGTCATGTTAAAGGAATTTTTATGGTGACCCAGGAATATGAATTTGACTGATCCATTTTAACCATTTTAAGACATTTTATTTGTTCTTCTTGACATTATACGAAATGTTTTTTCAGGAAGTTGCTGTCAAGAAGTTTCTAGACCAAGATTTCTCTGGTGATTCATTGGTTCAGTTTAAAAGTGAAGTAAGTGGAATGTATTTAACTTACATTATATATTGTTGTTTTACTATAAGCCAAATATCTAATAGAATTAATTTTCTTGTTATTACTGAAGACAATTCCTCTCGGTTGCCTCATGCAGGTTGAAATCATGTTAAGGCTGAGACATCCTAATGTTGTCCTTTTCATGGGAGCAGTTACTCGCTCCCCACATTTCTCAATACTGACAGAGTTTCTTCCCAGGTTAATTCTTTTCTGTACTCCATTTGTTATATTGGTGTTAATTAGTACCATATTTTTAGTTGATCTACCTGCATATCCAATTTACCATGTTTACTTGACTTCCGTAAAATTCATTGAGGGtgttattcttttcttttgtgtcCCCATTGAGAGTGTTATTTGTGTCATTTTTAGAGTTTATCTGTCTTTATTTTAAGTAGCAAGAAGTATATCATTATAGAGGTTTTTTAGGTCATGTAATTGTAAGTTTCTACCAAGAAACTATGTAACAAAACAAGGAATTTTGTTGTGCTATATTGTCTTGTCCCTCAAGCTCTCTTGGTATGCAGGGGGAGTTTGTATAGATTACTGCATCGTCCCAATCCTCCAATTGATGAAAAGAGGCGAATGCGGATGGCTCTCGATGTGGTATAAGTTGGATTGTCTCTCTTTCAGGTGTATTTGgtttacttcttttttcttgagcAAACTGCCTGATTTTTTGCAGGCCAAGGGAATGAATTACTTGCACACAAGCCATCCTCCCATTGTGCATCGAGATCTTAAGTCTCCAAATCTTCTTGTTGATAAAAATTGGGTTGTTAAGGTCTGCTCAATCCAAGTTCTGGCCCTAAAGAGCTTTTCCCtgattgtatttgtttttacttttattaaataGAAGAATTGCCATATTGTTTGGTGAGAAACATCAATTGAATCTTATCCAATTTTTGGTTTCTGTCTGCaggtttgtgattttggtttgtcACGAACAAAGCACCACACGTTTCTGTCTTCTCAGTCTACTGCTGGAACGGTAATAATTAAGTGTGAATAACCAAACTGATTCTATGTTGATGTCCCATTTGTGGCCCTTTCTTTCATCATTTTACCTTGttgcttaataaaaatatgtgttgATAAAAGCTGCTGTGATACTGCAGCCTGAATGGATGGCACCCGAAGTTCTAAGGAATGAACGTGCCAATGAAAAGTAAGTTAACATGCTTGTGCTTGTAATCTGCCTAATTGCTGTAGCCTGGCAGGtccattttggaaaaatttCAATGCCATAGATGTCTGGCATAATCAGGTCTTCTTGTTTGCAGGTGTGATGTGTATAGCTTTGGTATCATATTGTGGGAGTTATCTACTTTACGTATCCCTTGGAAAGGGTTGAACCCAATGCAGGTTGTTGGAGCTGTTGGATTCCAGAATAGGCGTCTTGAAATTCCAGAAGAGGTTGATCCAGTAGTAGCACAGATAATATGTGATTGCTGGCAAACGTAAGATTTagactttgttatccttattgACACTTGGTACTGCACTTATCATGGTTATTAGGCAATTATATAAAATCAATTTAGATGTCCATCCTAATGAAATATTgaagagaaattttaaaatccatgcaacatttttttatttttcatcaatgGACTCAAAATACAGAagtgacaatatatatatatatgtgtgtgtgtgtgtgtgtgtgtgtgtgtgtgtgtgtatggtTATGAAACTACTCATCTGTGGTGGAGGGTCATAGCCATGAAATATGGGGAAGGGATAGGGGGGTGGAGTACTAGAATTTGTAGAAGGGCTCATGGTTGTGGTTTATGGCGAAGTATTAGTGAAGGTTGGGAAAACTTTTCTAAGCATTTGTCCTTTGTGGTGGGGGATGGTTCTCGTATTCTTTTTTGGCATCATAAGTGAACTGGGGACAATTCTCTTAAAACTCTTTATCCACAGTTATTTGTGTGTGCAGCCAATAAGGAAGCTTCTACGGAAGTGTTAAGTCCTCCACTTGGAGATAATGATAGAGTTTGGAGTTTGAGATTTTATAGGGAAGTTAATGATTGGGAATTAGCGACTTCCTACTCCCTTCTTCATTTCATTAAAACTTGGATTCCTAAAGGTGGAGGTAGTGACGGACTTTGTTGGCGTCTCAATGGCAGTGGGAAGTTTGATGCTCAGTCTTTCTATCATTATATTCGAAATTTACCTCTTTCTACTTTCCCTTGGAAGGGCATTTGGAAAGTAAATGTTTTAAAAAGGGTGGCATTCTTTATGTGGACAGCAACTCTTGGTCAAATTCTAACTTTGGATAACCTTATGCTTCGTGGTTCGCACTTTGGCGAATCGTTGTTGCAATGAGGAATCTATGGATCACTTGCTGATTTTTTGTCCGGTAGTTCATTCTTTGTGGATGGATATGCTTCGGTTATTTGGGATTGATTGGGTTATGCCAGGTTTAATTGCAGACTTATTTTTTGGTTGGTATCATTGGCTTGGGAAACATAATtttgacatttggaatttggttctaGGTTGTTTAATGTGGACTATCTGAACTGAACGGAATCAGTGTTCTTTTGAGGATACTAGAAAATCTTTGGCTCAATTGTTAGATGTATGCCATCGAATCCTTTATGATTGGTCTCGGTGTTGGGGTCTCTCGGATTGCTCTACACTTATggattttcttttatcttttagaATAGTTTAGTGTCAGTCTGTTTGTTTTTTACTTCTGTTCCCCTTTGTTCACTACAGTGAACCTTATGTATTTTTGatgcttttcctttttcaataatattttttcttacctataaaaaaaaagtatttaaaaagATCAAATTTTGATATTAAACCCCATAATCTTGAGACATAGGGTCAATCACAAAAGTTATACCATGTTCTTGTTATGGTAATTAGCAATTATTAGTTCAAGAATACATAGATGTGCTTTGTGATGGAATACTGGGTTGCAGTGATATCCTGCTTATCAACTATAATCCATTTAAGTATGTTTACTTTTTTGCAGGGACCCAGATCTACGGCCCTCTTTCTCACAGCTTATGTCCAGTCTTCGCCATCTTCAACGTCTAGTTGTACCTACAAATCGATTGACACAGTGACCAGATCAACACCATTGTAATAATAGTTGTTCTCTGGCTCGAAGAGCCAGAGGAGCtgaggtttttttctttttatgcaaAGAAACTTGAGAGAATGCTGGATTGGGAAGTGTTAGGTTCATTCAAAGTGGGAGCTCAGCGCAACCCATTCAGAACAATTTGGTGGTCCTCCTAACCGAACAGCTGCAAAAGTGCAGTGGAGGATACCAATGAAGTTAGTTGTGTAAGTAGGTTGAATCATTCTAAATGTAAGAATGTCCcaggagggaaaaaaagaaaaaggggggggggggggggagggggttgagaaagaaaggaaaaaagaaaaaaagaaaaaagaaataatattatcaaGTTCTTTATCTGTGGAGATCATGTTTGGTGAATTGTATACATTTGATCTCTGCAGTATATTGTGAAAAAGAAAGAtcaaaataggaaaagaaattatttGCATAAGATGTGTTATTATATTCTGCATACCAGTTCTGTATTAAAGCTTGATTTTTGGAATGAAAAAAGATCATCTCATAAGTTACACGTGGtagatataaaaaaagaagttatttatAGTAGCTATGGCTGCTGCTAACCTCAATCTGGACGAAAAACTCTCAGggacaaataatttttttttcctcgttTTGAGGTGGTTGTAATAATCAAGTGATGTTAGACCGCCTGAATGATTAGTTGATTACTTGGCTgttaaacctttttttattttttaatacttataAACATGGGTGTATAAGACTCTTTCAGGTGGTCTTTTAATACCATACTCGCATCAGGGTAATTACaagaaaaatttgttttggGATGACTTGAAGTGTTGGTTAAAGGACTTAAACTCAGGACATTAGATCATATGAACCTGAAAATTACTAGATTAACTCAATGGGTAACTTAGCTGTTCCTACTTGCTACAcatattttctctttaaaagttCTTGTCAAATTCTGGGCCACTACTTGGGCATATTATCCTCTCTCTAAATACTCATTTACTTACAACCTTGGCATCTTCCTACACCTCATTACAGCACTTTGTCATCTTCAATCGCAATACTAATAAGTCTAAAAAGTCATAAGTCATTACACATCAAGCAAAATAGACTTTGACCAGACATGACACCCTCCCACTAATGAATAAATATACGCTAATAATCTAAATTATAcagtaaaaaaaagtaattataaataataaacaaaaagaatctttattattattattatttttggtaaaataactaaaaagaaTCTTTATTTAGATAGAGCAGGTGACCAACAATATTTAGCAAACAGGAAAAAGTTCTCCAAAGACATGGCCACCCAATTAAccctcttcttttcctccaaaCCCGACAAATATCCACCCATCTTCCCAATTCCAAACCCCAAACTCTACCACCATCACCATTACCATTACAACTACAAAACCCAAATTCCCAAAATACCCTTTTCCTCATCATCCTTCAGAAATGGAAGCAATACTCCACAACCAGAAACAGATTGCCCTGTTCCACTAGAACAGCAGCCCATAAATGAGTACCAAAACCTCTCCACCTCCTTCCCATTCACATGGGCCTCAGGTGACATTGCTCAATACAGCTCCAGATTGTTCATCACAGGCACTTCTTTTGCTCTCTTTATTGGCCTCCCTGTGGCCTGGCTTGGCACTGTGGGCCCAGATTCTGAGCCATTCAAGAGGGTTTTATGTGCTTTTTCAAGTGGGGTTTTTGTGGTGACTCTTGCCGTTTTGAGAATGTATCTGGGTTGGGCTTATGTGGGCAATCGATTGCTTAGTGCCACTGttgaatgtatatatatataaatgctcTGTTTTCTATGTTATCTAACTTCACTTGgttggttgctgagaaagttGAGGAAAGCAAACAACGtgaatatctgattttttttttcttctcaaaatctaaattacaatttttaagttaGACTAATATAATAAACTATATGACGAAAACTAGAATTCATCCAAACTTAAAAGGGTATAATTTGGATTTTAAGTTTAACCCTTTTTTCTAATCTATATTCTCTTGGTTTTAAGAATTCTAACCTCTTCAACTAAGAAAGTTGTGTGAGGCATGGTTTTTAGTTTCTCTTACTTCATTTTTCCTAGCAATCAACCAGAGCTTAACACTTATGTGGAGGTTTAGGAAATTGATGGATTggttttttccctctcttttttgcAGATGAAGAGACAGGATGGTATGATGGTCAGGTACAtgaattctattttgttttgtctttaatttaatattatttgtgcATCTCTaccttatttttcatttctaagGAAGGTGAAGAATATTTTGGAAAGCTGAAATTTTCAAATGTCTTTCTTTGTATCGTTTTTTACTTCCAGATGGAACTACTTTACCCGAAGTAAGTTAGATAATAATTGCATATGTTGTTGCTTGCGGGGAGATCAATGAAAATTTGAAGGTTTcgttaaattttagtttcttactTTCTCTTGACCTTTTCTACCAACCTTAAGAAAATGATCTTGCTCATGAGACACTACTAACTAATAAGCATTATATGTAAACGTTTAATACATGAGGTGACAGTCCCTTGACTTCTCACTCAAGGGAATTGCAATGAAATTTGATATCTGTTTGGCATTTGGGAAGTCTGGAATTCAGAAATTTATGGAGACAATGTTGTGATGTTGTTGTAAGCTTATTGGTAGCCACAGAATTTTATGAAGAAATTTGGTATTGTGTGGAAAGTTTTCAAGAACGAATatttagtaaaatataaaagcAATGGTTTCTAAGTatcaattttcatttcaaaCTGTTAATTATATACCAAGGATTTGGTGGATGGCTTTTGTTACCAATGTTTTTATAGTTCAtaaagaaaatctttttttgttgaatagttCATAATGCAAATCTAGTGCATATTTCCTGTGTCCCTTGTTTTTTATATGATTCATTGATTCctacatttttacattttcttatGTTTCCTAGCGCTACAGatgaaaattcttttttaaagttcAGTTTATAGTTTTGCATTATTGAAGCCTGAATTGAATTTCTTCAACAGGTATGGGTTAAAACTGCTGAAGTTTTGGCACGTGATAGGCTCCTTGGTTCATTTTCTGTAAGTTAGTTATATTTTACAGACTTGGTGTAATTATAATGATCTTTGACTCTTTGATGCTGGAGGCTCTTGTTTATTATGAATCAAGGaacataaatgatttttttaaggatGCTTTGCTATTAACTTCAAGGAAAGATGACTTATGGCTGTATATTTcaaggaaaagaaatgaaagtgACCATCTGTATTGTCATTCAACCTTCAAAATGGCCTATGAGCGCTCTGGCAAATAGCTATTGGTACTTGTTTTCTCAGGAGTTGTAGAAGTTTTGAACCAAAAGCTAAACTTGTTTTTGTGTTCTCTAAAGCTCTTGGTTGATACTTAGACAGCAGGATACTTACTTGTTTTAAAAAGGAATCTTGGCAGTGCTTTATGGCATGTAATATTGTCATCTAAGTCATGCAGAATTGTTCTCATGAGTAAAAGCCGTTAACAAGAGTTATGGTGACATAGTTTCTATATAGACTGTCTATGTATCCCCCTTTTGCCTACTTCAGCTAATTAGGCAGCACTGAGAAAATGGGAGAGTTTTCTATGACTTCAAGAGTTTTTGGAAGTCGGCAAAATGTGCTTTTGTGTCCAAATGTATGGTTCATTGATTTGCCTTTTCAATTCATGCCATTTTATAAGTACTCATAGTGATCCAAAATGTCTATAATAGTCAACATCAGGACATTGAGCTATGAACTACAGACTTGCAAGTGTTGaaagtcttttttttccccctcttggaggtgcttcctttttcttttgttaatagTTTATCACATTTACCATATTTAGTACGTGTTGGTGTCCTTGATTGAGACTAAAATCAAGGACAATTAAGGATATCCTAGGTCAACTATACGCTCTATATATATGGACACTATTGTATAGCTTATTGTATAGAAGATATGTATAcagcatctctctctctctctctcatatattataacttttgctATATTGAATTGTAACATGAATTAGGCTTAGTATGGTAACTATAAAACTATAGTAACCCATAATATTACAAAACAATGGTCTACAATATTTATAGTAATATCTTAATATATTCTAAGAATACCtaaaaaacttttcatttgCTTTAGAGCTTGAAAACTTCTTTATAAACACAATAGATAACAATAAACTTCATCTTTGGGTAAATTCAAACTCATGTGGGTGCTATATCTTCTACAACAGGTCAAGCCTGTGCTGAGCAGATTAAAGTTCACTCTTGTGAGTCTTGCTGCATCATTGTTTGTATGTGTTCTTCTCCTTATTAACATTGATGGTGGCCAAAAGGTAGAAGCCAGTGGTAGAGTAATACCTGGAGTTTACAATGATGAGTCTGCAAGATCATTTGAGCCAGACGCATTTTGCGGTGAACCTGGTCTTCCCTAATTCATGAAGCAGCTTTCAGTTCTATGGTAATGTATCTTATTCAGTGTAAAGGTAGAAGCATATCATTAATTTTCCTTCTGTACAGTTTTTCatatggttttttgtttttgttttttggatatAGTTAGAAATATATACTTTCATATACTGCTGACCTTGCTGCTCGAACTCCTCCACTAAACCCCTAAGCACTTCGTGCATGGAGGGTACCATGTCACCAACAAGGGCAGGTGGTATCAAGTGTAACATTTTAAGAGAGCCTAATGTGTAATTTTATGAACTTTATCATTTGAACTCACATTGCTTGAATGCATCCTCTTGTAAATGTAACTTTCATTATTATGACTTTAACGTGGTTTAGATTATTTACATGTAATCTGACATGTAACTATTCATGTATTTGAGGTTTAAAATGTGTAAGCAGTGAAACTCATGATAGACGTTTATGATCTCTCTTTGAAAAAAGTAAGAGGAAAGTCTCGTTTCAGAcaaagcttttaaaaaaaataagagaagaaaGATTGATAAACCAAAAAGGATAGATTAATAGGATAATCCTTGTTAGTACAAAGTTTTTGTGTACATAATCTATCTTCAACATTCTTGTCAAATTACAATGTTATATgcttcaaaaatttttttttttgatgaattataTGCTTCAATTTGATCTCttaaaaagaagtataaatgaTAGGAAAGATAGGCTTAACAGAGTAGGATCTGCTTTGCTTGGCACCAAACCTAGGCCTGCTCTACTAGGTACCAACACCAAGATCTTTTTTTGATCAGCATGCTAGTTATATTGCTTAGATCCACCACATCTGGGGCCTAGGGTACTATTTGAAAGTTTCAGATATTTAGACCCCATTAGCCACATGGGCAAGAAGCAAATAATGCCCACGTATTAAATGTGGTATGAGCCAATAAAGAACAACACCTGGACTACTTGCATGTGATTACAAACCATTAATAATCATTCATTAATGTGATCCACGTATAGAGACAATTCATAAAAGATAGCAGAGGCGATCATCTTAAAAATGGataaacccaaaagaaaaagttaacaTGTCTTGAgtgaataattattttactaaaaatagagagaaatctAACTTAAGCGGTAGAATAACAATGGTTACTTGGTTAGACATAACACTGTTGTTCTAAACCTTCACCTTTTCAGTTTTGCATGTCTTCAAGAATTTGAACTTGCAATCAACTAGATCATccataaatatgatttttgtaCACAATTTTAACATAATAATTAGATATACTAGTTCAGTTCTTAATTTGGCTCGATAATAAAAAACTAGAGAATATCCAATTCTAAACAATATATCCAAATTAAAAGAACACGAGTTCATA
This genomic stretch from Castanea sativa cultivar Marrone di Chiusa Pesio chromosome 1, ASM4071231v1 harbors:
- the LOC142638409 gene encoding uncharacterized protein ycf36, giving the protein MATQLTLFFSSKPDKYPPIFPIPNPKLYHHHHYHYNYKTQIPKIPFSSSSFRNGSNTPQPETDCPVPLEQQPINEYQNLSTSFPFTWASGDIAQYSSRLFITGTSFALFIGLPVAWLGTVGPDSEPFKRVLCAFSSGVFVVTLAVLRMYLGWAYVGNRLLSATVEYEETGWYDGQVWVKTAEVLARDRLLGSFSVKPVLSRLKFTLVSLAASLFVCVLLLINIDGGQKVEASGRVIPGVYNDESARSFEPDAFCGEPGLP